The following proteins come from a genomic window of Natronosalvus vescus:
- a CDS encoding MBL fold metallo-hydrolase, producing MVSQISTAQLAERIDSGESFALIDTRLEDSYDGWHINGSANVPFHPDDGLSEDDLDRVEAAADGQPVVAICGKGLTSAPFAFALEDHGYDVTVVKGGMEDWSTVYEVVPVETATDDLVVVQLQRRAKGCLGYVIGSKRAGEAVVVDPTRQTDRFKVVAQEAGLTIDRVLDTHVHADHISGGATLAGELEVPYHLGEHATDRAVEYDYEPLADGETISVGDVEIEVTTLHTPGHTTEMVNYLVDGEILLTGDTLFVESVGRTELQFGDEDASEGAALLYESLHETILELPDDTLALPGHVSVAADGTYAVGSPGETIGAHLGTLREELELLGLSEDEFVERLTENAPEKPANYEQIIAINTGSEAPDDENEATELETGPNNCAA from the coding sequence ATGGTATCCCAGATTTCGACGGCACAACTCGCAGAGCGGATCGACAGCGGCGAATCGTTTGCACTCATCGACACTCGTCTCGAAGACAGCTACGACGGGTGGCACATCAACGGTTCAGCGAACGTCCCCTTCCATCCTGACGACGGACTCTCCGAGGACGACCTCGATCGGGTCGAGGCAGCCGCCGACGGACAACCGGTCGTCGCCATCTGTGGGAAGGGACTCACGTCGGCCCCATTCGCCTTCGCCCTCGAGGATCACGGCTACGACGTCACCGTCGTCAAAGGCGGGATGGAAGACTGGAGCACGGTCTACGAGGTCGTCCCGGTCGAAACGGCCACCGACGACCTCGTCGTTGTGCAGCTCCAGCGACGGGCGAAGGGCTGTCTCGGCTACGTTATCGGCTCGAAACGCGCCGGTGAGGCCGTCGTCGTCGACCCGACCCGCCAGACCGATCGGTTCAAAGTCGTCGCCCAGGAGGCTGGTCTCACCATCGACCGCGTCCTCGATACACACGTCCACGCCGATCACATCTCGGGCGGGGCAACGCTGGCCGGGGAACTCGAGGTACCCTACCACCTGGGCGAACACGCGACCGACCGAGCCGTCGAGTACGACTACGAACCGCTGGCAGATGGCGAGACGATCTCGGTTGGTGACGTCGAGATCGAGGTCACAACGCTGCACACCCCGGGACACACGACCGAGATGGTCAACTACCTCGTCGACGGCGAGATCCTGTTGACCGGCGATACGTTGTTCGTCGAGTCGGTCGGCCGGACGGAGCTCCAGTTCGGCGACGAGGACGCCTCCGAGGGAGCTGCACTGCTGTACGAATCGCTCCACGAGACGATCCTCGAGTTGCCCGACGACACGCTCGCGTTGCCGGGACACGTCTCCGTCGCGGCCGACGGCACGTACGCGGTTGGCTCGCCGGGGGAGACGATCGGTGCCCACCTGGGAACGCTCCGCGAGGAACTCGAGTTGCTCGGACTGAGCGAGGACGAGTTCGTCGAACGGCTGACGGAGAACGCCCCCGAGAAGCCGGCGAACTACGAGCAGATCATCGCGATCAACACGGGGTCGGAGGCGCCAGACGACGAAAACGAGGCGACGGAACTCGAGACCGGGCCGAACAACTGCGCGGCTTGA
- a CDS encoding AMP-binding protein, with product MTPEAFDWVHAHANRTPERTAVVDTATGDELTYEAFDERASRFADVLRNALEVDPGARVTILAHNGARYLEVLYGCAKAETLYVALNWRLAPPELEYVIDDASPDVLVYDPAFADAVEQLRSRIDVDHYISFGEPDHDDDRAYDAAMERASGDRIRMPDRERTDTWGLLYTSGTTGRPKGVRQTFDMVLYNALNIGIPTDLTARDTTLNVLPFFHTGGLNLYTNPTLIQGGTAIVQHSFDPGEALAILEDRATVFFGVPAVYRALYDHPTFAERDLSSVRSWASGGAPLPVSLLEAYADHDIVIRQGMGMTETGPTVTLIDRERALEKAGSIGQASPFVRTRIVEVDGSGDGDGDDGDTGNAGTAETVPPGETGELQVKGPGVTPGYWNRPDAQEEAFTDGWLHTGDVARRDEDGYLYIVDRLKNMFISGGENVYPAEIEHALDEHDGIAEAAVVPVPNDQWGEVGYAFVVPEPNVDLDEDGVLAFCRGRLAGYKVPKTVDLIDELPRNAAGKIERPTLEERAR from the coding sequence ATGACTCCCGAGGCGTTCGACTGGGTTCACGCACACGCGAACCGCACGCCGGAGCGAACCGCCGTCGTTGACACCGCCACCGGTGATGAGCTGACCTACGAGGCCTTCGACGAACGAGCCAGTCGCTTCGCTGACGTCCTCCGGAACGCCCTCGAGGTCGACCCGGGAGCACGCGTCACGATCCTCGCCCACAACGGGGCCCGGTATCTCGAGGTGCTGTACGGCTGTGCCAAAGCCGAGACGCTGTACGTCGCGCTCAACTGGCGGCTGGCCCCGCCGGAACTCGAGTACGTCATCGACGACGCCTCGCCCGACGTGCTCGTCTACGATCCGGCGTTCGCCGACGCCGTCGAACAGCTTCGCTCGCGTATCGACGTCGACCATTACATCTCCTTCGGGGAGCCCGATCACGACGATGACCGTGCCTACGACGCGGCGATGGAGCGCGCCAGCGGCGACCGGATCCGGATGCCCGACCGCGAGCGAACCGACACGTGGGGACTGTTGTACACCTCGGGGACGACCGGCCGGCCGAAGGGCGTTCGCCAGACGTTCGACATGGTGCTCTACAACGCGCTCAACATCGGCATCCCGACCGACCTCACGGCACGGGACACGACGCTGAACGTGCTCCCGTTCTTCCACACCGGTGGACTGAACCTCTACACCAACCCGACGCTCATCCAGGGCGGTACCGCAATCGTGCAGCACTCGTTCGATCCCGGCGAAGCGCTGGCGATTCTCGAGGATCGGGCGACGGTGTTCTTCGGCGTCCCCGCCGTGTACCGGGCGCTGTACGACCATCCGACGTTCGCGGAACGTGACCTGTCGTCGGTTCGCTCGTGGGCCTCCGGCGGGGCACCACTCCCGGTCAGCCTACTCGAGGCGTACGCCGACCATGATATCGTGATCCGCCAGGGCATGGGGATGACCGAAACCGGGCCGACAGTGACCCTGATCGACCGGGAACGGGCCCTCGAGAAGGCCGGCTCGATCGGCCAGGCGTCGCCGTTCGTTCGTACTCGAATCGTCGAGGTCGATGGGAGTGGTGATGGCGACGGCGATGATGGCGATACTGGCAATGCCGGTACCGCCGAGACGGTTCCACCCGGCGAAACCGGCGAACTCCAGGTCAAAGGGCCGGGCGTCACGCCCGGCTACTGGAACCGACCGGACGCCCAGGAGGAGGCGTTCACCGACGGCTGGCTCCACACCGGCGACGTCGCCAGACGGGACGAGGACGGCTACCTCTACATCGTCGATCGGCTGAAGAACATGTTCATCAGCGGGGGCGAGAACGTTTACCCGGCCGAGATCGAACACGCGCTGGACGAACACGACGGCATCGCTGAGGCTGCTGTCGTCCCCGTCCCCAACGACCAGTGGGGCGAGGTCGGGTACGCGTTCGTCGTCCCCGAACCCAACGTCGACCTCGACGAGGACGGCGTCCTCGCGTTCTGCCGCGGCCGACTCGCCGGCTACAAGGTACCGAAGACGGTCGACCTGATCGACGAACTGCCGCGAAACGCCGCGGGTAAGATCGAACGGCCGACGCTCGAGGAGCGGGCCCGATGA
- a CDS encoding phospholipase D family protein, with protein sequence MNEIEARSSHTLLGTNDGDRRVQAALADLLAEDGTVYIVSGYFTYQGYRQIRDHVVSFLERSRENELVVVVGPASDQFSSRIAYDLWSLDGYDQVSLYKQPRGLHAKLYVRDGPNPRCILGSANITQVAFEYNIELGLEMIRDSPDHPDIRPLLEWVDELVATSEPLRRRDLFGPVQVGSSFVNWSNKARLLPMRNVALRVIPILLLIFLFSGLFRFV encoded by the coding sequence ATGAACGAGATCGAGGCCAGATCGTCCCATACACTCCTGGGAACGAACGACGGTGATCGACGCGTTCAGGCGGCGCTGGCCGACCTGCTTGCCGAGGACGGGACGGTCTACATCGTCAGCGGATACTTTACCTACCAGGGGTACCGCCAGATACGCGACCACGTCGTGTCCTTTCTCGAACGATCTCGGGAGAACGAACTCGTCGTGGTCGTCGGCCCCGCATCCGACCAGTTCTCCTCGCGAATCGCCTACGACCTGTGGTCGCTGGACGGATACGATCAGGTGTCCCTGTACAAGCAGCCGCGAGGACTGCACGCGAAGCTCTACGTCCGCGACGGGCCGAACCCACGGTGTATCCTCGGCTCGGCGAACATCACGCAGGTCGCGTTCGAGTACAACATCGAACTGGGTCTCGAGATGATCCGGGATAGTCCCGACCACCCGGACATCCGGCCGCTTCTCGAGTGGGTCGACGAGTTGGTGGCGACGTCCGAACCGCTCAGGCGACGCGACCTCTTCGGCCCCGTACAGGTCGGCAGTTCGTTCGTCAACTGGTCGAACAAAGCCCGATTGCTCCCCATGCGGAACGTGGCGCTCAGGGTGATCCCGATTCTGTTGTTGATCTTCCTCTTTTCGGGACTGTTCCGCTTCGTGTGA
- a CDS encoding endonuclease/exonuclease/phosphatase family protein, with protein sequence MKILSCNAGYLLGYQNVCWGYVPPPIGSLVGDGNVERQKLEQLVSVIDRERPDIVSLLEVDQGSHRTVTDGQFRTIIESLREQGLSYTGAVRNKYGNATGSASDKGYGYTVGPESLPFFRHLGNAVLSHSSVASTPTPHYLTAGRKRLVLEVELTANLVVFVVHLSLGSRSRVRQLTELADLVADRSNGRNVVVTGDFNTYDETGSLGTFADRTGLEIRVPGETVPERPFDDFFVDSRSLDLFVCSPGLEIDRCDVLDVQLSDHRPIVLETSG encoded by the coding sequence ATGAAAATTCTGTCGTGTAACGCGGGGTATCTGCTCGGCTATCAGAACGTGTGCTGGGGCTACGTTCCCCCGCCGATTGGGTCGCTGGTCGGCGACGGGAACGTTGAACGCCAAAAGCTCGAGCAGCTCGTCTCGGTGATCGATCGCGAACGCCCCGACATCGTCTCGCTGCTCGAGGTCGACCAGGGCTCCCACCGGACGGTCACCGACGGGCAGTTCCGCACCATCATCGAGTCGCTCCGGGAACAGGGACTCTCGTACACTGGTGCCGTGCGCAACAAGTACGGCAACGCTACCGGCAGCGCCAGCGACAAGGGCTACGGCTACACTGTTGGCCCCGAGTCACTCCCCTTCTTTCGCCACCTGGGCAACGCCGTCCTCTCACACTCGAGTGTCGCCAGCACGCCGACGCCCCACTACCTGACGGCGGGTCGCAAACGGCTCGTCCTCGAGGTCGAGCTTACGGCAAACCTGGTCGTGTTCGTGGTACATCTCTCCCTGGGATCCCGGAGTCGGGTACGACAACTGACCGAGCTGGCCGACCTCGTAGCCGACCGCTCCAACGGGCGGAACGTCGTTGTGACCGGCGACTTCAACACGTACGACGAAACGGGTTCACTGGGCACCTTCGCCGACCGAACCGGCCTCGAGATCCGGGTTCCTGGCGAGACGGTTCCTGAGAGACCGTTCGACGACTTCTTCGTCGACTCCCGTAGCCTCGACCTGTTCGTGTGCTCGCCAGGTCTCGAGATCGACCGCTGTGACGTCCTCGACGTCCAGCTGTCGGATCACCGCCCGATCGTCCTCGAGACGAGTGGATGA
- a CDS encoding four-helix bundle copper-binding protein: MAVEAISHADDQMQECIDNCLEAAQVCEWCADACADEGEAMAECIRLCRDVADLATLHARFMARNSRYHADLASICADACEACAEECAQHDHDHCQACAELLPVCAETCREMAAH; this comes from the coding sequence ATGGCGGTAGAAGCTATTTCACACGCGGACGACCAGATGCAGGAGTGTATCGACAACTGTCTCGAGGCAGCCCAGGTCTGTGAGTGGTGTGCGGACGCCTGTGCGGACGAAGGCGAAGCGATGGCCGAGTGTATCCGCCTCTGTCGCGACGTCGCCGACCTGGCGACCCTCCACGCGCGGTTCATGGCTCGGAACTCGAGGTACCACGCCGACCTCGCGTCGATCTGTGCGGACGCGTGTGAGGCCTGCGCCGAGGAGTGTGCCCAACACGACCACGACCACTGCCAGGCCTGTGCCGAACTCCTCCCGGTGTGTGCGGAAACCTGCCGCGAGATGGCCGCCCACTGA
- a CDS encoding DUF2243 domain-containing protein, with amino-acid sequence MADREDTWFGLSERVKPLAQSGIVLGVGLGGFVDGIVLHQLLQTHHMLSARTDTTNLSELQLNVLADGLFHVGTFLFTVVGIGLLLRAWRRPDVPPSSRVFAGSILVGWGLFNLVEGIVNHHVLELHRVWPDGPGGAPLWDVAFLLFGVALLVAGYGLARSADASTPDSPIDFEG; translated from the coding sequence ATGGCGGATCGGGAGGATACCTGGTTCGGACTCTCCGAGCGAGTGAAACCGCTCGCGCAATCCGGAATCGTCCTCGGCGTCGGGCTGGGCGGTTTCGTCGACGGCATCGTCCTCCACCAGCTCCTTCAGACCCACCACATGCTGTCCGCTCGGACGGACACGACGAACCTCTCCGAGCTACAGCTGAACGTCCTCGCCGACGGCCTCTTTCACGTGGGCACGTTCCTCTTCACCGTCGTCGGCATCGGCCTACTGCTGCGCGCCTGGAGACGACCCGACGTCCCGCCCTCGAGTCGCGTCTTCGCCGGCTCGATCCTCGTGGGCTGGGGCCTCTTCAACCTGGTCGAGGGGATCGTGAATCACCACGTCCTCGAGTTACACCGCGTCTGGCCCGATGGCCCCGGCGGCGCCCCCCTCTGGGACGTGGCGTTCTTGCTGTTCGGCGTCGCTTTGCTCGTGGCGGGCTACGGGCTCGCCCGGAGCGCGGACGCGTCGACGCCCGATTCACCCATCGATTTCGAGGGCTGA
- a CDS encoding enoyl-CoA hydratase/isomerase family protein, with the protein MTASEFVDTSVSEGIATIHVDRADRHNSLVPSLLTEMLEAVERTADDESVRVIVLRTAGPTFSTGGDVASFYDHWESIVDYSSEVVGALNDVIVALRTARPPVIVTVDGQVTGGSLGLLLAADIVVMNRKATITPYYPVVGFSPDGGWTALLPEIIGRTRTMRILATNETISSEQALEWGLASELVGGDGDGDSDNIGEGDGAVHERTDAIAREIASMKPGSIERSKRLVGLELAEVERRLERERRAFIEQIQTEEALEGMAAFLETL; encoded by the coding sequence ATGACCGCGAGCGAGTTCGTCGATACGTCCGTCTCGGAGGGGATTGCGACGATTCACGTCGATCGAGCCGACCGCCACAACAGCCTCGTCCCCTCGCTTCTAACGGAAATGCTCGAGGCGGTCGAGCGAACGGCCGATGACGAGTCCGTTCGCGTTATCGTCCTTCGGACGGCCGGACCGACGTTCTCGACCGGCGGCGACGTCGCTTCCTTTTACGATCACTGGGAGTCGATCGTCGACTACTCGAGCGAGGTCGTCGGCGCGCTGAACGACGTTATCGTCGCGCTCCGGACGGCTCGCCCGCCCGTTATCGTCACCGTCGACGGACAGGTCACCGGCGGGTCACTCGGACTCCTGCTCGCGGCCGACATCGTGGTGATGAACCGGAAGGCGACAATCACACCCTACTACCCCGTCGTCGGCTTCAGTCCGGACGGCGGCTGGACGGCTCTGCTTCCGGAAATTATCGGACGAACGCGGACGATGCGGATTCTCGCGACGAACGAGACTATTTCCTCCGAACAGGCGCTCGAGTGGGGTTTGGCAAGCGAACTCGTCGGCGGTGATGGCGACGGAGACAGCGACAACATCGGCGAGGGCGACGGTGCCGTCCACGAGCGAACCGACGCCATCGCTCGAGAGATCGCCTCGATGAAGCCCGGCTCGATCGAGCGGTCGAAACGACTCGTGGGACTCGAGCTTGCCGAGGTCGAACGGCGGTTAGAACGCGAGCGCCGGGCCTTCATCGAGCAGATCCAGACCGAGGAGGCGCTGGAGGGAATGGCAGCGTTTCTCGAGACGTTGTAA
- a CDS encoding DUF2270 domain-containing protein has product MPETSDDGTDTAGSGTDSSADGTDTVDEESPDGELGARLSEDESDLQSILGHAYRGELDRETTWRSRLDQTTTWSVTVMAAILTWAFSSTDNPHYVLLVGVLAVGLFLLIEARRYRDYDVYRARVRLYQQYLLANALDPSDTLEREDWRTELGDDYRRPTLKISLFEAVANRLRRIYLALVSVLCLAWLFRVTAFLADQRLPESASIGTVPGTVVIAVVVLGYGSLLAIVFWPHEREAKGEFRDTEIADWKDRE; this is encoded by the coding sequence ATGCCCGAGACTTCCGACGACGGAACCGACACCGCTGGTAGCGGAACCGACAGTTCCGCCGACGGAACCGACACCGTCGACGAGGAGTCACCGGACGGCGAACTGGGTGCCAGACTGAGCGAGGACGAATCGGATCTCCAGTCGATTCTCGGCCACGCCTACCGTGGGGAACTCGACCGGGAGACGACCTGGCGGTCGCGGCTCGACCAAACGACCACCTGGAGCGTTACCGTCATGGCCGCTATTCTGACGTGGGCGTTCTCGAGCACTGACAACCCCCACTACGTACTCCTCGTTGGCGTCCTCGCGGTTGGACTGTTCCTTCTGATCGAAGCACGCCGGTACCGAGATTACGACGTCTACCGGGCGCGGGTACGACTGTATCAGCAGTATTTATTGGCGAACGCGCTGGATCCGTCGGACACGCTCGAGCGGGAGGACTGGCGAACCGAACTCGGCGACGATTATCGGCGCCCAACGCTCAAAATCTCGCTGTTCGAGGCGGTGGCGAACCGACTCCGACGAATCTACCTCGCCCTGGTGAGCGTGCTCTGTCTCGCCTGGCTCTTCCGCGTGACGGCGTTTCTCGCCGATCAGCGCCTCCCGGAGTCGGCTTCGATCGGGACGGTTCCGGGTACCGTCGTCATCGCGGTTGTCGTCCTCGGCTACGGATCTCTCCTGGCGATCGTATTCTGGCCACACGAACGTGAGGCGAAAGGGGAGTTCCGAGATACCGAAATCGCCGACTGGAAGGATCGGGAGTGA
- a CDS encoding DsbA family protein, producing the protein MSLDQPSRRAVVAGAIFALGGGGAYYLSRAENDPGHAVDPEVHASDEMSDLGVELRGKPILGSPDAPLEIYYWTDFQCPFCAQFEHESLPAVVRDHIEPGRVRMVVIPLPYFGEDSMTSAVASRCVFEHVRGDDRSTYWDWHAAVIDAQGERNSGWAGADNLVEITRSVDGVDAGGLEACLDDQRSTYESETEADAGQARSFGVTGTPTFAVFDPETERVGTLVGAQPPERFDEAIDRIENE; encoded by the coding sequence ATGTCGCTGGATCAGCCGTCGCGTCGAGCCGTCGTCGCCGGAGCTATCTTCGCCCTCGGTGGTGGGGGTGCCTACTACCTCTCACGCGCTGAAAACGACCCAGGTCACGCCGTGGATCCCGAGGTACACGCGAGCGATGAAATGTCTGACCTGGGCGTCGAACTGCGTGGTAAACCGATTCTGGGATCGCCCGATGCGCCGCTCGAGATCTACTACTGGACGGACTTTCAGTGTCCGTTCTGTGCACAGTTCGAACACGAGTCGCTGCCCGCCGTCGTTCGCGACCACATCGAACCGGGGCGGGTTCGCATGGTCGTCATCCCGTTGCCCTACTTCGGCGAGGACTCGATGACGTCGGCAGTCGCCTCGCGGTGCGTGTTCGAACACGTTCGAGGGGACGACCGCTCGACGTACTGGGACTGGCACGCGGCGGTCATCGATGCACAGGGTGAACGCAACTCGGGGTGGGCGGGGGCTGACAACCTCGTCGAGATCACCCGGTCGGTCGATGGCGTCGACGCGGGGGGACTCGAGGCGTGTCTCGACGACCAGCGGTCGACCTACGAGAGTGAGACCGAGGCCGACGCGGGGCAGGCACGGTCGTTCGGCGTCACGGGGACGCCGACGTTCGCCGTTTTCGACCCCGAGACGGAACGGGTCGGGACGCTCGTTGGGGCGCAGCCGCCGGAACGGTTCGACGAGGCGATCGACCGAATCGAGAACGAATAG
- a CDS encoding cbb3-type cytochrome c oxidase subunit I: MADDFPPMTSAKRWLVTTNHKDVGILYLVTALFIFVAAGLLAMLFRLQLWSPGGGFLSDSAFNQAVTGHGMLMVFWFISPLASGFANYVVPLQIGAKDLAFPRLNALSYWFYLFSAILVILSFFVGSTYAGGWTMYAPLNVPTYTPAMQATTGGNVTILALIMFILSITLGTVNFLTTIHRSRAEGLGLWNMPLFTWSWLLTVWMMLFAFATLLAAVVLLATDRILLTQYFATDQGSSLLWAHLFWFFGHPEVYIVFFPALGIMFETFQTFCGRRLVGRKWVIISMVLVAVQSFLVWMHHMFLTSINLEIKTLFMATTIGISLPFDLMVFALIYTMVKGRIRFTTPFLFNLGALVLFILGGITGVFLGAVVLDYEFRGTYWVVAHFHYVMFAGGTALIGGIYYWWPKITGKMYDEALGKIHFAVFFAGFNLLYFPMFLAWETPRRVFHYQEGLQLYHQMATVGAFVLGGSFLIMFYALGKSLVAGPDAPDNPWEFSRTAEWAIPSPPPLENWAGRPSYASGRLEFVDQPSATTDGGALPTETGTMETGTGTAGEHDGEHVDHASIWPFGIGLAMFVFFLGLSGLTPYLANFAEPRGATIVDSPEPNAVYPILTLIGLAMLFYTLWQFGMEQFNAPDQPIAERWPFDGVGKTKLGVWFFLASDVMVFGAIIGAFLFLRIHLGWSEWTTVPPAAWPGLLNTYVLLTSSFTVILALVMAERGNKKGLLAALSATMLLGLTFMGVKAWEYSSKFAEGDYWFSGLEYSVYYVTTGMHGLHVLFGLFVAGFMLVRIATVDAYLEDPRPVEFFGLYWHFVDIVWVFLFPLFYLM; the protein is encoded by the coding sequence ATGGCAGACGACTTCCCGCCAATGACGTCGGCCAAGCGGTGGCTAGTTACCACCAACCACAAGGACGTGGGAATTCTCTACCTGGTGACCGCCCTCTTTATATTCGTAGCTGCTGGTCTGCTGGCGATGCTATTTCGCCTGCAGCTGTGGTCACCCGGCGGCGGTTTCCTGTCCGATAGCGCGTTCAATCAGGCCGTGACCGGCCACGGGATGTTGATGGTCTTTTGGTTCATCTCGCCGCTTGCCTCGGGCTTTGCGAACTACGTCGTCCCGCTACAGATTGGGGCCAAAGACCTCGCATTCCCCCGACTGAACGCGCTGAGTTACTGGTTTTACCTGTTTTCCGCCATACTCGTTATACTCTCGTTTTTCGTGGGATCGACCTACGCCGGCGGGTGGACGATGTACGCGCCGCTGAACGTGCCGACGTACACGCCGGCGATGCAGGCGACCACCGGTGGCAACGTCACCATCCTCGCGCTGATCATGTTTATTCTCTCGATCACCCTCGGGACGGTGAACTTCCTGACCACGATTCACCGCTCGCGGGCGGAGGGACTCGGGCTGTGGAACATGCCGCTGTTCACGTGGTCGTGGCTGCTGACGGTCTGGATGATGCTGTTCGCGTTCGCAACGCTACTCGCCGCCGTGGTGTTGCTCGCAACCGATCGCATCCTTCTAACCCAGTACTTCGCGACCGACCAGGGATCGAGCCTGTTGTGGGCGCACCTCTTCTGGTTTTTCGGCCACCCGGAGGTGTACATCGTCTTCTTCCCCGCGCTGGGGATCATGTTCGAGACGTTCCAGACGTTCTGTGGCCGGCGACTGGTCGGGCGCAAGTGGGTCATCATTTCGATGGTGCTCGTCGCGGTTCAGTCGTTCCTGGTCTGGATGCACCACATGTTCTTGACCTCGATCAACCTCGAGATCAAGACGCTGTTCATGGCGACGACGATCGGGATCTCGCTGCCGTTCGACCTGATGGTGTTCGCGCTGATCTACACGATGGTCAAGGGTCGAATACGGTTCACGACGCCGTTCCTGTTCAACCTGGGGGCCCTGGTATTGTTCATCCTCGGCGGTATCACCGGGGTGTTCCTGGGCGCGGTCGTCCTGGACTACGAGTTCCGTGGCACCTACTGGGTCGTCGCCCACTTCCACTACGTGATGTTCGCGGGTGGGACGGCACTGATCGGCGGTATCTACTACTGGTGGCCCAAGATCACCGGGAAGATGTACGACGAAGCCCTCGGCAAGATTCACTTCGCCGTCTTCTTCGCTGGCTTCAACCTGCTGTACTTCCCGATGTTCCTCGCCTGGGAAACTCCGAGACGCGTTTTCCACTACCAGGAGGGACTGCAACTCTATCACCAGATGGCGACCGTCGGCGCGTTCGTCCTGGGGGGATCGTTCCTGATCATGTTTTACGCACTCGGCAAGAGCCTGGTGGCTGGCCCCGACGCACCGGACAACCCCTGGGAGTTCTCCCGCACTGCCGAGTGGGCGATCCCGTCGCCGCCACCGCTCGAGAACTGGGCCGGCCGGCCGAGCTACGCCAGCGGTCGCCTCGAGTTCGTCGATCAGCCGTCAGCGACGACCGACGGCGGTGCGTTGCCAACTGAAACGGGCACGATGGAGACCGGCACGGGTACGGCCGGTGAGCACGACGGCGAACACGTCGACCACGCCAGCATCTGGCCCTTCGGTATCGGCCTCGCGATGTTCGTCTTCTTCCTCGGGTTGTCGGGGCTGACGCCGTATCTCGCGAATTTCGCCGAGCCGAGAGGGGCGACAATCGTCGATTCACCGGAGCCAAACGCGGTCTATCCGATTCTCACCCTGATCGGCCTCGCGATGCTGTTTTACACCCTCTGGCAGTTCGGAATGGAGCAGTTCAACGCCCCAGATCAACCGATTGCCGAACGCTGGCCGTTCGACGGCGTCGGAAAGACGAAACTCGGCGTCTGGTTCTTCCTGGCCTCGGACGTGATGGTCTTCGGTGCCATCATCGGCGCCTTCCTCTTCCTGCGGATTCATCTGGGCTGGAGCGAGTGGACGACCGTCCCGCCTGCCGCGTGGCCCGGCCTGCTCAACACCTACGTGCTGTTGACCTCGAGTTTCACGGTCATCCTCGCGCTCGTCATGGCCGAACGCGGCAACAAGAAGGGACTGCTGGCGGCGCTGTCGGCGACGATGCTCCTCGGACTGACCTTCATGGGCGTGAAAGCCTGGGAGTACAGTTCGAAATTCGCCGAGGGCGATTACTGGTTCAGCGGCCTCGAGTACTCCGTGTACTACGTGACGACCGGCATGCATGGCTTGCACGTTCTCTTCGGCCTGTTCGTCGCCGGGTTCATGCTCGTTCGAATTGCGACGGTTGACGCCTACCTCGAAGATCCACGTCCAGTGGAGTTCTTCGGGCTTTACTGGCACTTCGTGGACATCGTCTGGGTGTTCCTGTTCCCGCTGTTCTACCTGATGTAG